The proteins below are encoded in one region of Oncorhynchus nerka isolate Pitt River linkage group LG15, Oner_Uvic_2.0, whole genome shotgun sequence:
- the LOC135560024 gene encoding basement membrane-specific heparan sulfate proteoglycan core protein-like isoform X1, with product MDSSTTALLLCSLLWTVCAQAPVVSVEPRSAGVRQGESVSFRCRVVSGSQPVHLEWKRTNNHPLADNVKIGPDGSVLTIANTRNGNQGQYRCVATNSAGRSTMMASLTIKHSPKVRVTPAGPLRVRLGEPVALECHATGRPRPSVTWQRHGTQLVTTKTEDTSTLKVAAVSSEDAGVYVCQAQNTEGVAEVKVEVIVEGGQGAANAPKATVSMAEVTAVEGHMVTMQCQATGSPLPVVSWSKLRAPLPWKHTVEGGVLTLTSVGRQDSGQYICNATNTHGYSQAYTQLEVDSPPYTTSLPDQVRLRPGDTLRLQCLAHGSHPITFRWTRVGRAGMPARAETIKDGQLLIGQVKLNDSGTYKCVATNHVGSSEALAKVTVKA from the exons TATGTGCCCAGGCCCCAGTAGTGTCAGTTGAGCCCAGGTCAGCAGGGGTCCGGCAGGGGGAGTCGGTCAGTTTCCGCTGCCGGGTGGTCAGTGGGTCACAGCCCGTCCATCTGGAGTGGAAGAGAACCAACAACCATCCACTGGCAG ATAACGTGAAGATTGGTCCGGATGGTTCCGTGCTCACCATCGCTAACACCAGGAACGGTAACCAGGGGCAGTACCGTTGCGTGGCAACTAACTCTGCGGGCCGAAGCACCATGATGGCCTCACTGACCATCAAAC ATTCCCCTAAGGTGCGGGTAACCCCGGCAGGGCCCCTGCGAGTCCGGCTTGGTGAACCTGTAGCTCTGGAATGCCACGCCACAGGTAGGCCACGCCCCTCCGTTACCTGGCAACGCCACGGAACACAGCTGGTAACCACAAAGACAGAGGACACCAGTACACTGAAG GTGGCAGCAGTGAGCTCTGAGGACGCTGGAGTGTACGTGTGTCAGGCCCAGAACACTGAGGGGGTCGCCGAGGTCAAGGTGGAGGTCATCGTTGAGGGCGGCCAGGGCGCTGCCAACGCACCCAAGGCGACGGTATCCATGGCAGAGGTGACAGCTGTGGAGGGTCACATGGTCACCATGCAGTGTCAGGCCACAG GTTCTCCCCTTCCTGTTGTCTCCTGGTCTAAACTGCGAGCCCCGTTACCATGGAagcacactgtggagggtggagttctGACTCTGACCAGCGTGGGGCGCCAGGATTCAGGACAGTACATCTGTAATGCCACCAATACACACGGATACAGCCAGGCATACACACAGCTAGAGGTGgact ccccTCCCTACACCACCAGTCTACCAGACCAGGTTAGACTCCGCCCCGGTGACACCCTCCGTCTCCAGTGCCTCGCCCACGGCTCTCACCCAATCACATTCCGTTGGACACGGGTGGGCCGGGCCGGCATGCCCGCACGGGCGGAGACCATTAAGGATGGCCAGCTGCTGATTGGCCAGGTGAAGTTGAATGACAGCGGGACCTACAAATGCGTGGCGACCAACCACGTTGGTTCCAGCGAGGCTCTGGCGAAGGTCACAGTGAAAG CCTAA
- the LOC135560024 gene encoding basement membrane-specific heparan sulfate proteoglycan core protein-like isoform X2 — protein MESSKEQVSVCAQAPVVSVEPRSAGVRQGESVSFRCRVVSGSQPVHLEWKRTNNHPLADNVKIGPDGSVLTIANTRNGNQGQYRCVATNSAGRSTMMASLTIKHSPKVRVTPAGPLRVRLGEPVALECHATGRPRPSVTWQRHGTQLVTTKTEDTSTLKVAAVSSEDAGVYVCQAQNTEGVAEVKVEVIVEGGQGAANAPKATVSMAEVTAVEGHMVTMQCQATGSPLPVVSWSKLRAPLPWKHTVEGGVLTLTSVGRQDSGQYICNATNTHGYSQAYTQLEVDSPPYTTSLPDQVRLRPGDTLRLQCLAHGSHPITFRWTRVGRAGMPARAETIKDGQLLIGQVKLNDSGTYKCVATNHVGSSEALAKVTVKA, from the exons TATGTGCCCAGGCCCCAGTAGTGTCAGTTGAGCCCAGGTCAGCAGGGGTCCGGCAGGGGGAGTCGGTCAGTTTCCGCTGCCGGGTGGTCAGTGGGTCACAGCCCGTCCATCTGGAGTGGAAGAGAACCAACAACCATCCACTGGCAG ATAACGTGAAGATTGGTCCGGATGGTTCCGTGCTCACCATCGCTAACACCAGGAACGGTAACCAGGGGCAGTACCGTTGCGTGGCAACTAACTCTGCGGGCCGAAGCACCATGATGGCCTCACTGACCATCAAAC ATTCCCCTAAGGTGCGGGTAACCCCGGCAGGGCCCCTGCGAGTCCGGCTTGGTGAACCTGTAGCTCTGGAATGCCACGCCACAGGTAGGCCACGCCCCTCCGTTACCTGGCAACGCCACGGAACACAGCTGGTAACCACAAAGACAGAGGACACCAGTACACTGAAG GTGGCAGCAGTGAGCTCTGAGGACGCTGGAGTGTACGTGTGTCAGGCCCAGAACACTGAGGGGGTCGCCGAGGTCAAGGTGGAGGTCATCGTTGAGGGCGGCCAGGGCGCTGCCAACGCACCCAAGGCGACGGTATCCATGGCAGAGGTGACAGCTGTGGAGGGTCACATGGTCACCATGCAGTGTCAGGCCACAG GTTCTCCCCTTCCTGTTGTCTCCTGGTCTAAACTGCGAGCCCCGTTACCATGGAagcacactgtggagggtggagttctGACTCTGACCAGCGTGGGGCGCCAGGATTCAGGACAGTACATCTGTAATGCCACCAATACACACGGATACAGCCAGGCATACACACAGCTAGAGGTGgact ccccTCCCTACACCACCAGTCTACCAGACCAGGTTAGACTCCGCCCCGGTGACACCCTCCGTCTCCAGTGCCTCGCCCACGGCTCTCACCCAATCACATTCCGTTGGACACGGGTGGGCCGGGCCGGCATGCCCGCACGGGCGGAGACCATTAAGGATGGCCAGCTGCTGATTGGCCAGGTGAAGTTGAATGACAGCGGGACCTACAAATGCGTGGCGACCAACCACGTTGGTTCCAGCGAGGCTCTGGCGAAGGTCACAGTGAAAG CCTAA